One Capsicum annuum cultivar UCD-10X-F1 chromosome 2, UCD10Xv1.1, whole genome shotgun sequence genomic window carries:
- the LOC107860096 gene encoding EEF1A lysine methyltransferase 2 isoform X4, protein MDGMRLLPEDSDVSQLRPSAATDLISDDDRSVAADSWSIKSEYGSTLDDEQRHADATEALNYRAEYSSDKDEQDGEGVSSMLGFQSYWDAAYADELANFREHGHTGEVWFGGDVMENVVSWTKGLCMDISKGHLPNHVADADSEPVGQHEKEMSGWSVLDIGTGNGLLLQELAKQGFSDLTGTDYSEGAVDLARSLADRDGFASLKFLVDDILETKLDKRFLLVMDKGTLDAIGLHPDSPIKRLMYWDSVSRLVAPGGLLVITSCNSTKDELVEEVDTLNRRRHAACQAPGAAGGQEASVDPPPFRYLDHIRTYPTFTFGGSVGSRVATVAFLRN, encoded by the exons ATGGACGGAATGAGACTGTTGCCGGAGGATTCCGACGTCTCGCAGCTCCGACCATCGGCAGCAACCGACCTGATTTCCGACGACGACCGCTCTGTGGCGGCCGATTCGTGGTCCATAAAGAGCGAATACGGTAGTACTCTAGATGATGAGCAGCGCCACGCTGATGCTACTGAAGCTCTCAATTATCGAGCCGAATACAG TTCTGACAAGGATGAGCAGGATGGTGAAGGAGTTTCTTCAATGCTTGGTTTCCAAAGCTATTGGGATGCTGCTTATGCCGATGAATTGGCGAACTTTCGTGAGCATGGTCATACTGGCGAAGTTTG GTTTGGTGGTGATGTCATGGAAAATGTTGTCTCCTGGACCAAAGGTTTGTGCATGGACATTTCCAAGGGTCATTTGCCAAATCATGTAGCTGATGCTGATTCTGAGCCTGTTGGGCAGCACGAGAAGGAAATGTCAGGTTGGAGCGTGCTTGATATTGGGACTGGCAATGGTCTGCTTCTCCAAGAGCTTGCTAAACAAGG GTTCTCTGATCTCACTGGAACCGACTATAGTGAAGGAGCAGTTGACCTTGCAAGAAGCCTTGCTGATCGTGATGGTTTTGCCAGTCTCAAGTTCTTG GttgatgacattcttgagacaaaattggATAAAAGGTTTCTGCTAGTTATGGATAAGGGCACCTTAGATGCCATTGGATTGCATCCTGACAGTCCTATCAAAAG GCTTATGTACTGGGACTCTGTCTCAAGGCTTGTCGCTCCTGGTGGATTATTG GTAATTACATCATGTAACAGTACAAAAGATGAACTGGTAGAAGAAGTGGATACACTCAATCGAAGGCGGCATGCTGCTTGTCAAGCACCAGGAGCAGCTGGAGGCCAAGAAGCTTCAGTAGATCCTCCTCCTTTCCGCTACCTTGATCACATCCGCACATATCCTACATTTACATTTGGAGGATCAGTAGGCTCGCGCGTGGCAACTGTAGCATTCCTGAGGAACTGA
- the LOC107860096 gene encoding EEF1A lysine methyltransferase 2 isoform X3, which produces MDGMRLLPEDSDVSQLRPSAATDLISDDDRSVAADSWSIKSEYGSTLDDEQRHADATEALNYRAEYSSDKDEQDGEGVSSMLGFQSYWDAAYADELANFREHGHTGEVWFGGDVMENVVSWTKGLCMDISKGHLPNHVADADSEPVGQHEKEMSGWSVLDIGTGNGLLLQELAKQGWARGPKDHSLLILINYGVRFSDLTGTDYSEGAVDLARSLADRDGFASLKFLVDDILETKLDKRFLLVMDKGTLDAIGLHPDSPIKRLMYWDSVSRLVAPGGLLVITSCNSTKDELVEEVDTLNRRRHAACQAPGAAGGQEASVDPPPFRYLDHIRTYPTFTFGGSVGSRVATVAFLRN; this is translated from the exons ATGGACGGAATGAGACTGTTGCCGGAGGATTCCGACGTCTCGCAGCTCCGACCATCGGCAGCAACCGACCTGATTTCCGACGACGACCGCTCTGTGGCGGCCGATTCGTGGTCCATAAAGAGCGAATACGGTAGTACTCTAGATGATGAGCAGCGCCACGCTGATGCTACTGAAGCTCTCAATTATCGAGCCGAATACAG TTCTGACAAGGATGAGCAGGATGGTGAAGGAGTTTCTTCAATGCTTGGTTTCCAAAGCTATTGGGATGCTGCTTATGCCGATGAATTGGCGAACTTTCGTGAGCATGGTCATACTGGCGAAGTTTG GTTTGGTGGTGATGTCATGGAAAATGTTGTCTCCTGGACCAAAGGTTTGTGCATGGACATTTCCAAGGGTCATTTGCCAAATCATGTAGCTGATGCTGATTCTGAGCCTGTTGGGCAGCACGAGAAGGAAATGTCAGGTTGGAGCGTGCTTGATATTGGGACTGGCAATGGTCTGCTTCTCCAAGAGCTTGCTAAACAAGG GTGGGCGAGAGGACCAAAAGATCATTCCTTGTTAATACTCATTAACTATGGCGTTAGGTTCTCTGATCTCACTGGAACCGACTATAGTGAAGGAGCAGTTGACCTTGCAAGAAGCCTTGCTGATCGTGATGGTTTTGCCAGTCTCAAGTTCTTG GttgatgacattcttgagacaaaattggATAAAAGGTTTCTGCTAGTTATGGATAAGGGCACCTTAGATGCCATTGGATTGCATCCTGACAGTCCTATCAAAAG GCTTATGTACTGGGACTCTGTCTCAAGGCTTGTCGCTCCTGGTGGATTATTG GTAATTACATCATGTAACAGTACAAAAGATGAACTGGTAGAAGAAGTGGATACACTCAATCGAAGGCGGCATGCTGCTTGTCAAGCACCAGGAGCAGCTGGAGGCCAAGAAGCTTCAGTAGATCCTCCTCCTTTCCGCTACCTTGATCACATCCGCACATATCCTACATTTACATTTGGAGGATCAGTAGGCTCGCGCGTGGCAACTGTAGCATTCCTGAGGAACTGA
- the LOC107860096 gene encoding EEF1A lysine methyltransferase 2 isoform X2, which produces MDGMRLLPEDSDVSQLRPSAATDLISDDDRSVAADSWSIKSEYGSTLDDEQRHADATEALNYRAEYSSDKDEQDGEGVSSMLGFQSYWDAAYADELANFREHGHTGEVWYGLSRRLLAIFSLFIDPLRFGGDVMENVVSWTKGLCMDISKGHLPNHVADADSEPVGQHEKEMSGWSVLDIGTGNGLLLQELAKQGFSDLTGTDYSEGAVDLARSLADRDGFASLKFLVDDILETKLDKRFLLVMDKGTLDAIGLHPDSPIKRLMYWDSVSRLVAPGGLLVITSCNSTKDELVEEVDTLNRRRHAACQAPGAAGGQEASVDPPPFRYLDHIRTYPTFTFGGSVGSRVATVAFLRN; this is translated from the exons ATGGACGGAATGAGACTGTTGCCGGAGGATTCCGACGTCTCGCAGCTCCGACCATCGGCAGCAACCGACCTGATTTCCGACGACGACCGCTCTGTGGCGGCCGATTCGTGGTCCATAAAGAGCGAATACGGTAGTACTCTAGATGATGAGCAGCGCCACGCTGATGCTACTGAAGCTCTCAATTATCGAGCCGAATACAG TTCTGACAAGGATGAGCAGGATGGTGAAGGAGTTTCTTCAATGCTTGGTTTCCAAAGCTATTGGGATGCTGCTTATGCCGATGAATTGGCGAACTTTCGTGAGCATGGTCATACTGGCGAAGTTTGGTATGGATTATCTAGACGACTGCTTGCAATCTTTTCCCTTTTCATTGATCCACTTAG GTTTGGTGGTGATGTCATGGAAAATGTTGTCTCCTGGACCAAAGGTTTGTGCATGGACATTTCCAAGGGTCATTTGCCAAATCATGTAGCTGATGCTGATTCTGAGCCTGTTGGGCAGCACGAGAAGGAAATGTCAGGTTGGAGCGTGCTTGATATTGGGACTGGCAATGGTCTGCTTCTCCAAGAGCTTGCTAAACAAGG GTTCTCTGATCTCACTGGAACCGACTATAGTGAAGGAGCAGTTGACCTTGCAAGAAGCCTTGCTGATCGTGATGGTTTTGCCAGTCTCAAGTTCTTG GttgatgacattcttgagacaaaattggATAAAAGGTTTCTGCTAGTTATGGATAAGGGCACCTTAGATGCCATTGGATTGCATCCTGACAGTCCTATCAAAAG GCTTATGTACTGGGACTCTGTCTCAAGGCTTGTCGCTCCTGGTGGATTATTG GTAATTACATCATGTAACAGTACAAAAGATGAACTGGTAGAAGAAGTGGATACACTCAATCGAAGGCGGCATGCTGCTTGTCAAGCACCAGGAGCAGCTGGAGGCCAAGAAGCTTCAGTAGATCCTCCTCCTTTCCGCTACCTTGATCACATCCGCACATATCCTACATTTACATTTGGAGGATCAGTAGGCTCGCGCGTGGCAACTGTAGCATTCCTGAGGAACTGA
- the LOC107860096 gene encoding EEF1A lysine methyltransferase 2 isoform X1: MDGMRLLPEDSDVSQLRPSAATDLISDDDRSVAADSWSIKSEYGSTLDDEQRHADATEALNYRAEYSSDKDEQDGEGVSSMLGFQSYWDAAYADELANFREHGHTGEVWYGLSRRLLAIFSLFIDPLRFGGDVMENVVSWTKGLCMDISKGHLPNHVADADSEPVGQHEKEMSGWSVLDIGTGNGLLLQELAKQGWARGPKDHSLLILINYGVRFSDLTGTDYSEGAVDLARSLADRDGFASLKFLVDDILETKLDKRFLLVMDKGTLDAIGLHPDSPIKRLMYWDSVSRLVAPGGLLVITSCNSTKDELVEEVDTLNRRRHAACQAPGAAGGQEASVDPPPFRYLDHIRTYPTFTFGGSVGSRVATVAFLRN; this comes from the exons ATGGACGGAATGAGACTGTTGCCGGAGGATTCCGACGTCTCGCAGCTCCGACCATCGGCAGCAACCGACCTGATTTCCGACGACGACCGCTCTGTGGCGGCCGATTCGTGGTCCATAAAGAGCGAATACGGTAGTACTCTAGATGATGAGCAGCGCCACGCTGATGCTACTGAAGCTCTCAATTATCGAGCCGAATACAG TTCTGACAAGGATGAGCAGGATGGTGAAGGAGTTTCTTCAATGCTTGGTTTCCAAAGCTATTGGGATGCTGCTTATGCCGATGAATTGGCGAACTTTCGTGAGCATGGTCATACTGGCGAAGTTTGGTATGGATTATCTAGACGACTGCTTGCAATCTTTTCCCTTTTCATTGATCCACTTAG GTTTGGTGGTGATGTCATGGAAAATGTTGTCTCCTGGACCAAAGGTTTGTGCATGGACATTTCCAAGGGTCATTTGCCAAATCATGTAGCTGATGCTGATTCTGAGCCTGTTGGGCAGCACGAGAAGGAAATGTCAGGTTGGAGCGTGCTTGATATTGGGACTGGCAATGGTCTGCTTCTCCAAGAGCTTGCTAAACAAGG GTGGGCGAGAGGACCAAAAGATCATTCCTTGTTAATACTCATTAACTATGGCGTTAGGTTCTCTGATCTCACTGGAACCGACTATAGTGAAGGAGCAGTTGACCTTGCAAGAAGCCTTGCTGATCGTGATGGTTTTGCCAGTCTCAAGTTCTTG GttgatgacattcttgagacaaaattggATAAAAGGTTTCTGCTAGTTATGGATAAGGGCACCTTAGATGCCATTGGATTGCATCCTGACAGTCCTATCAAAAG GCTTATGTACTGGGACTCTGTCTCAAGGCTTGTCGCTCCTGGTGGATTATTG GTAATTACATCATGTAACAGTACAAAAGATGAACTGGTAGAAGAAGTGGATACACTCAATCGAAGGCGGCATGCTGCTTGTCAAGCACCAGGAGCAGCTGGAGGCCAAGAAGCTTCAGTAGATCCTCCTCCTTTCCGCTACCTTGATCACATCCGCACATATCCTACATTTACATTTGGAGGATCAGTAGGCTCGCGCGTGGCAACTGTAGCATTCCTGAGGAACTGA
- the LOC107861347 gene encoding uncharacterized protein LOC107861347: MSSSSVLLFPAMICMSSSKYRIQQKLPKIRAQSYRDEGKSRHVVDANLQVLRGRIEEVKIKERLEKCLVCERGWNYVATTPNSYLQKKRKKELEQFVELFWMVGGTIGFTILGCTIFLYLTSLLIHLNN; encoded by the exons ATGTCTTCTTCATCAGTCCTCCTTTTTCCAGCTATGATCTGCATGTCATCTAGCAAATACAGGATCCAGCAAAAACTTCCCAAAATCAGAGCTCAGAGCTATAGAGATGAAg GGAAATCAAGGCATGTTGTTGATGCAAATTTACAAGTATTGAGGGGAAGGATAGAAGAAGTGAAGATAAAAGAGAGATTAGAGAAATGTTTGGTATGTGAACGAGGTTGGAATTACGTTGCTACAACTCCAAATTCATATTTACAAAAGAAACGCAAGAAAGAATTGGAACAATTTGTTGAACTTTTTTGGATGGTTGGTGGGACTATTGGATTTACTATTCTTGGTTGCACTATTTTCCTCTACCTTACTTCCCTTCTTATTCATTTGAATAATTGA